A genome region from Oceanidesulfovibrio indonesiensis includes the following:
- a CDS encoding molybdopterin-dependent oxidoreductase — protein sequence MSDLKKITTTCTRDCPNTCGLIATVEGGRIASLKGDPDHPYTRGTACVKAARYIDRVYSRERVTRPMIRENGAWRHTSWDEAFALIAARMKSIRDESGPEAILYYQGYGERTALKLLNRYFFNLFGGVTTLRGSLCGGTGQASQNLDFGERISHDPLDHYNSNSMVLWARNPVSTNISLVPIIREIKKRGGRIVLIDPVKTRTVALADLHITPRPGRDVYLAMAAAKLILALGAQDDEFLENRAEGFEQYRDILSRYSVMELCDLADVPMDQVVSLADIFMGQGPTSILLGWGLHRHKSAHLSIRAIDALAAIAGTIGMPGGGVSQGFEEYGPYDQSWWGDDLNPPRRTLLVSTVGEEILNADEPPIRMIYVTASNPVCMAPNSAKVAQAFRKAEFVVYSGHFMDDTADRADVFLPATTFLEEDDVMATYGHNWVGPVNRAIPPVGECRSEFEMFQDLAGHFDFADRFRLDAAAWIEKICAPIWRQGCSPEQLRRGAFRLDAPMVPYKDKTFPTPSGKFRFMTEFDPAEVNGADEAYPYKLITSAPHAYICSERTMAEHDPLPVIRLHPDEAAQRGLEDGSLVLLRSQYGAVRAKLRTENGMRRDVVAAERGGWIKAGHGLNLLTRDMSSTVGMGTPYYETTVSVERCADPWSAQPRILVVQNHEHAAPAALGRELERMGAALDIRMPFEGDALPETPENHAGLVVLGGPQHAFDDADNPYFAPLMRLMRKFDAQRKPVAGVCLGCQLLARAWGGRHRNCGTFEFGFTELSLTTEGENDPILGGPLPRLMEFHEDSFIPPEGATLLATGESCENQCFRIGNASYGFQFRFEVDSKILDNLLTLFRGGEMEKYNNYLDKYDGCIFESMEAELPLLLEESQDFCRRVAENWLKLCADDIETQ from the coding sequence ATGAGCGACCTCAAGAAAATAACAACAACATGCACCAGAGACTGCCCCAACACCTGCGGCTTGATCGCCACCGTGGAAGGCGGCCGCATCGCATCGCTGAAGGGTGACCCGGACCACCCTTATACACGGGGCACTGCCTGTGTGAAGGCTGCCCGTTACATCGACCGCGTATACAGCAGAGAGCGCGTGACCCGCCCCATGATCCGCGAGAACGGGGCATGGCGCCATACATCCTGGGACGAGGCGTTCGCCCTTATCGCGGCCAGAATGAAGTCCATCCGCGACGAGTCAGGGCCGGAGGCGATCCTCTACTACCAGGGATACGGCGAACGCACCGCGCTCAAGCTGCTCAACCGCTACTTCTTCAACCTCTTCGGCGGCGTCACCACCCTGCGCGGCTCCCTCTGCGGCGGCACCGGCCAGGCGTCTCAGAATCTGGACTTCGGCGAGCGCATCTCCCACGACCCCCTGGATCATTACAACAGCAACTCCATGGTGCTCTGGGCGCGCAACCCCGTATCAACGAACATCAGCCTCGTGCCAATCATTCGCGAGATCAAGAAACGCGGCGGCCGCATCGTGCTGATCGATCCGGTGAAGACCAGGACCGTCGCTCTCGCCGATCTGCATATCACGCCGCGTCCCGGCCGCGACGTCTACCTCGCCATGGCCGCGGCCAAGCTCATCCTCGCCCTCGGCGCACAGGATGACGAATTTCTTGAGAACCGCGCCGAAGGCTTCGAACAGTACCGGGACATCCTCTCCCGTTACTCTGTCATGGAGCTTTGCGACCTGGCCGACGTGCCTATGGATCAGGTGGTCTCGCTGGCCGACATCTTTATGGGCCAGGGCCCCACATCCATTCTGCTCGGCTGGGGGCTGCATCGCCATAAGTCCGCACACCTTTCCATCCGAGCAATCGACGCCCTCGCCGCCATCGCCGGCACCATCGGCATGCCCGGCGGCGGTGTGAGCCAGGGTTTTGAAGAGTACGGCCCGTACGACCAGAGCTGGTGGGGCGATGACCTGAATCCGCCGCGTCGCACCCTGCTTGTATCCACGGTAGGCGAGGAAATCCTCAACGCGGACGAGCCGCCCATCCGCATGATTTACGTGACGGCCTCCAACCCCGTGTGCATGGCTCCGAATTCGGCCAAGGTCGCGCAAGCCTTTCGCAAGGCCGAGTTTGTGGTCTACTCAGGTCATTTCATGGACGATACAGCCGACCGCGCCGACGTTTTCCTGCCCGCCACCACGTTCCTGGAAGAGGATGACGTGATGGCCACCTATGGCCACAACTGGGTGGGCCCGGTGAATCGCGCCATCCCACCCGTGGGCGAGTGCAGGTCCGAATTCGAAATGTTTCAGGATCTTGCCGGGCACTTCGATTTCGCGGATCGCTTCCGCCTGGATGCTGCGGCCTGGATCGAAAAAATATGCGCACCCATATGGCGGCAGGGCTGCTCGCCGGAACAGTTGCGCCGCGGCGCGTTCCGCCTTGATGCACCCATGGTCCCTTATAAGGACAAGACGTTCCCAACACCGTCCGGCAAGTTCCGGTTCATGACAGAGTTCGACCCGGCCGAGGTGAATGGTGCTGATGAGGCGTATCCATACAAGCTCATAACCTCCGCGCCCCACGCGTACATCTGTTCCGAACGCACCATGGCGGAACACGATCCGCTGCCCGTAATACGGCTCCACCCGGACGAAGCGGCCCAGCGTGGCCTGGAAGACGGCTCCCTGGTGCTGCTCCGCAGCCAGTATGGCGCGGTCAGGGCAAAGCTCCGGACGGAAAACGGCATGCGGCGCGACGTTGTGGCGGCCGAACGCGGCGGCTGGATCAAGGCGGGCCACGGCCTGAATCTGCTGACCCGGGATATGTCCAGCACGGTGGGCATGGGAACGCCATATTATGAGACCACGGTATCCGTGGAGCGCTGCGCGGATCCATGGTCCGCGCAGCCGCGTATTCTCGTCGTCCAGAACCACGAACACGCTGCGCCAGCGGCTCTGGGCAGGGAGCTGGAACGCATGGGCGCAGCGCTGGACATACGCATGCCGTTCGAGGGCGATGCGCTACCCGAAACCCCGGAAAACCACGCCGGCCTCGTGGTTCTGGGCGGACCGCAACACGCCTTCGACGATGCGGACAACCCCTACTTCGCACCGCTTATGCGGCTCATGCGGAAGTTCGATGCGCAGCGCAAGCCTGTGGCCGGCGTCTGCCTTGGCTGCCAGCTGCTCGCACGGGCCTGGGGCGGCCGTCACCGCAATTGCGGCACCTTTGAATTTGGATTCACCGAACTCAGCCTGACCACGGAAGGCGAAAACGATCCGATACTCGGCGGCCCGCTGCCGCGGCTTATGGAGTTCCACGAAGACAGCTTCATCCCGCCTGAAGGAGCAACGCTCCTGGCCACGGGTGAATCCTGCGAAAACCAGTGTTTCCGCATCGGCAATGCATCATACGGATTCCAGTTCCGCTTCGAGGTGGACTCCAAAATATTAGACAATCTACTCACGCTTTTCAGAGGCGGCGAGATGGAAAAATACAACAATTATCTGGACAAATACGATGGCTGTATCTTCGAATCCATGGAGGCCGAACTGCCCCTGCTCCTGGAAGAATCGCAGGATTTCTGCCGCCGCGTAGCGGAGAACTGGCTGAAACTCTGCGCCGATGACATCGAAACTCAATAG
- a CDS encoding ammonia-forming cytochrome c nitrite reductase subunit c552 translates to MRKHMFFSWAVLTGLLLVAIGCSDVSEPTTPTYETNLSSDEIKNSAFKSEFPLHYETYLRNDESEIMTEYGGSVNHNKNDGVNPLPEGYKYAQPYLKNLWLGYPFSYEYRRARGHTYALKDILEIDRINRFSEKAGLPSTCWNCKGTKMLEWTDEYGDSFWVKDFNEFREDVDLDENTIGCANCHDPKDMELRLYSVPLKAHLESEGKNFSELPRNEQRALVCGQCHVEYYFQDEKFGAAKKPIFPWAKGKDPEDMYEYYKNTGDTNIPGFEGNFVDWVHPVSKTPMLKAQHPEYEMWYNGSHGAAGVGCSDCHMPYVRLDGKKKISNHHWTSPLKDPDMKACRQCHTDKTPEYLRERVISSQEKVWNQLLIAQDLSVKAHEAIRMASEYTGPKPFNYDELMIEAREMCRKGQFFWDLISAENSAGFHNPTKSLDTLASSQQYSQKAIDKAVEAASFTTARDLAGDIREIVPPILEHSRELQMDPDHMASHKWFEYIPLLPESEKVWEGNERLTSENAH, encoded by the coding sequence ATGCGTAAGCATATGTTTTTCTCTTGGGCTGTTCTTACCGGGTTGCTGCTTGTAGCAATCGGATGCTCGGATGTTTCCGAACCGACTACACCGACGTATGAAACAAATCTATCATCAGATGAAATAAAGAACTCGGCATTCAAATCCGAGTTTCCTTTGCATTATGAAACGTACCTGCGCAATGATGAATCTGAAATAATGACGGAATACGGAGGTTCCGTTAACCACAACAAAAACGATGGTGTGAATCCTTTGCCTGAAGGATATAAGTATGCCCAGCCATACTTGAAGAACCTGTGGCTCGGGTATCCGTTCAGCTACGAATACCGGAGAGCCAGAGGACACACCTATGCTTTGAAGGATATTCTTGAGATTGATCGCATCAACCGTTTTTCCGAAAAAGCCGGACTTCCTTCGACGTGTTGGAATTGCAAAGGGACCAAGATGCTCGAATGGACGGACGAATACGGCGATTCGTTCTGGGTCAAGGATTTCAATGAATTCCGCGAGGATGTCGACCTGGATGAAAACACCATAGGATGCGCCAACTGTCATGATCCCAAGGATATGGAGCTCCGGCTGTACTCGGTTCCACTCAAGGCTCATCTGGAATCCGAGGGCAAGAATTTTTCCGAGCTGCCTCGCAATGAACAAAGAGCACTCGTGTGTGGGCAGTGTCACGTAGAGTACTACTTCCAGGACGAAAAGTTCGGGGCGGCCAAGAAACCGATTTTCCCGTGGGCCAAAGGCAAGGACCCGGAAGATATGTATGAATACTACAAGAACACGGGCGATACGAATATCCCCGGGTTCGAAGGAAACTTTGTGGACTGGGTCCATCCGGTTTCCAAAACCCCGATGCTCAAGGCGCAGCACCCCGAATACGAGATGTGGTATAACGGCTCGCACGGAGCCGCCGGGGTAGGGTGTTCGGACTGTCACATGCCTTACGTGAGACTGGACGGCAAAAAGAAGATCTCCAACCACCACTGGACCTCGCCCCTCAAAGACCCCGACATGAAAGCATGTCGGCAGTGCCATACGGACAAGACCCCCGAATATCTCCGCGAGCGCGTAATCTCCAGCCAGGAGAAAGTCTGGAATCAGCTGTTGATCGCTCAGGATCTTTCGGTCAAAGCGCATGAAGCGATACGCATGGCCAGCGAGTACACTGGACCGAAGCCTTTCAACTATGACGAACTGATGATCGAGGCGCGGGAAATGTGCCGTAAGGGTCAGTTCTTCTGGGATCTTATTTCCGCTGAAAACAGCGCGGGTTTCCACAACCCAACCAAGTCCCTGGACACCCTTGCCAGTTCCCAGCAGTACAGCCAGAAGGCCATCGACAAGGCCGTCGAGGCAGCCTCGTTCACAACGGCCAGAGACCTTGCCGGGGATATTCGTGAGATCGTACCGCCGATTCTGGAGCACAGCCGTGAATTGCAGATGGATCCCGACCACATGGCCAGCCACAAGTGGTTCGAGTACATCCCGCTCTTGCCCGAATCGGAAAAGGTGTGGGAAGGGAACGAACGTCTGACCTCGGAAAACGCGCACTAA
- a CDS encoding cytochrome c3 family protein, with translation MARKPRDSGRIWRYTLPAIALGVVLTVSAAVAMTTTDKAMFCGGCHSMSEAALTHKQSVHAELACNECHAPNDILAKIPFKTKEGVRDIWATATKSIPDLIHPGEETKDVTQANCVRCHSATTGTVMQSKTYCTDCHRHVPHSPKKPISKRSAADA, from the coding sequence ATGGCCCGGAAACCCCGTGATAGCGGCCGGATATGGCGTTACACACTACCGGCGATAGCTCTTGGAGTAGTGCTGACTGTAAGCGCAGCCGTAGCCATGACCACCACCGACAAGGCGATGTTCTGCGGCGGATGTCATTCCATGTCGGAGGCAGCCTTGACCCACAAACAATCGGTCCATGCGGAGTTGGCTTGCAACGAGTGCCACGCGCCAAACGATATCCTTGCAAAGATTCCGTTCAAGACGAAGGAAGGAGTACGGGATATCTGGGCCACGGCGACCAAGTCCATTCCGGATCTCATTCACCCCGGTGAGGAAACCAAGGACGTCACTCAGGCCAACTGCGTGCGGTGCCATAGCGCGACAACAGGCACAGTCATGCAAAGCAAGACGTATTGTACAGACTGCCATCGGCATGTCCCTCACTCCCCAAAGAAGCCGATATCCAAAAGGAGTGCCGCAGATGCGTAA
- a CDS encoding methyl-accepting chemotaxis protein: MNELEFARSIINSITTPFVVVDTEETLCITNAGLLEILGQSGKPEDYYGWNVAEFFYGDRTRKTVLSTAMEDRKPIRKEVDFASRDGRKLTIQIDAMPLLREGDGALLGAICIYLDVSELRGKEAEICEQNEIISRAAQRANAVADNLASAADELAAQVEQTRATTDEQRGRTGEVASATQQMSASIQEGAENARSVTELAENSRTKAGEGAAEVERTQQVILGVRDEAEALKEDMTRLGEHAERIGSVMNVINDIADQTNLLALNAAIEAARAGEAGRGFAVVADEVRKLAEKTMQATKEVGEVVRAIQSSAQQSQTSTESAVASVMRGVESANAAGEKIQEILALIEQTTERVHGIADAVQQQSQASDQVSEAANYILSSADETATAMDESARAVSELARMASDLKSIIEDMQAESRDECETS; this comes from the coding sequence TTGAACGAACTCGAGTTCGCGCGCTCCATCATCAACAGCATCACCACACCATTCGTCGTAGTGGACACTGAAGAAACGTTGTGCATCACCAACGCGGGACTCCTCGAAATCCTCGGCCAGTCCGGCAAGCCCGAGGATTACTATGGCTGGAATGTGGCGGAATTCTTCTACGGCGACCGCACTCGCAAGACCGTGCTTTCCACGGCCATGGAGGACAGGAAGCCCATCCGCAAGGAGGTGGATTTCGCCTCCCGCGACGGCCGCAAACTCACTATCCAGATCGACGCCATGCCGCTCCTGCGCGAAGGCGACGGCGCCTTGCTCGGCGCCATCTGCATCTACCTGGACGTCTCCGAGCTGCGCGGCAAGGAGGCCGAAATCTGCGAGCAGAACGAGATTATCAGCCGCGCAGCGCAGCGGGCCAACGCCGTGGCGGACAACCTCGCCTCGGCCGCAGACGAGTTGGCCGCCCAGGTGGAGCAGACCCGCGCCACCACAGACGAGCAGCGCGGCCGCACAGGCGAGGTGGCCAGCGCCACGCAGCAGATGAGCGCGTCCATTCAGGAAGGCGCCGAGAATGCGCGCTCAGTCACCGAACTGGCCGAGAACTCCCGCACCAAGGCCGGCGAGGGCGCCGCCGAGGTGGAACGCACCCAGCAGGTCATTCTCGGCGTGCGGGACGAAGCCGAAGCCCTCAAAGAAGATATGACCCGGCTCGGCGAGCACGCCGAGCGCATCGGCAGCGTGATGAACGTGATCAACGACATCGCGGACCAGACCAATCTGCTCGCCCTCAATGCGGCTATCGAAGCGGCCCGAGCCGGCGAGGCAGGCCGCGGCTTCGCCGTGGTGGCGGACGAGGTGCGCAAGTTGGCCGAAAAGACAATGCAGGCCACCAAGGAAGTAGGCGAAGTGGTCCGGGCCATCCAGAGCAGCGCCCAGCAGAGCCAGACGTCCACGGAGTCCGCCGTGGCGTCGGTCATGCGTGGCGTGGAATCCGCCAACGCGGCCGGCGAGAAGATCCAGGAAATTCTCGCGCTCATCGAGCAGACCACGGAGCGCGTGCACGGCATTGCCGATGCGGTGCAGCAGCAGTCCCAGGCCAGCGACCAGGTATCGGAAGCGGCCAACTACATCCTCAGCTCGGCCGATGAAACCGCTACGGCCATGGACGAATCAGCCCGCGCCGTGAGCGAGCTGGCCCGTATGGCGAGCGATCTGAAAAGCATCATCGAAGACATGCAGGCCGAATCCAGGGATGAATGCGAAACATCCTGA
- a CDS encoding outer membrane homotrimeric porin, producing MSNLSVVRCIAILCLTVILGTSAETSHALEVSAKGEYLFSFRYDENGNLYGTGPLDQSRDGFHARQRIRVQVDFVASEHLRGVYHIEIGELQWGRGGAVGRGSGGALGADGVNVETKRAFIEFDIPDTDLTFRVGIQGVTNPNIGLGFVLVDADAAGVSAMYRFSDAVSVTAFWTRLYDLDANNVVSKGSSRIDEMDYFALMVPVTGEGWSVTPYAMFIASGRDVFRDQGLAGFPRMLSPAFSAGLAYLGQPFISRYINDQSHFYVWWAGTAAEITMFDPFEIAVEALYGSVEATNAALDRRGLYVGAELDYKLDMLTLSLFGWYATGEDGSWRNGSEQLPTLSSVRAFGPTSFGFVGTRMLPWEGLVSASPAGMWGLRFALKDITFMEDLHHTVRFLYAQGTNDPDSRRIVGLTSPSLILGYKGSPMPVPAGYVTPPMETTIADIPLTTEDSMFEVNFDTYYKLFENLELQLETGMVHVNYGSDVWINQDVGTAWKAALGLKYTF from the coding sequence GTGTCAAATCTGTCAGTCGTCCGTTGCATCGCCATTCTGTGTCTCACCGTGATCCTGGGCACGTCGGCTGAAACGTCGCATGCGTTGGAGGTAAGCGCCAAAGGCGAGTATCTCTTCTCTTTCCGCTACGACGAGAATGGCAATCTCTACGGCACCGGTCCGCTCGACCAGTCCCGTGACGGATTCCACGCCAGGCAGCGTATCCGCGTGCAGGTGGATTTCGTGGCCAGTGAACACCTGCGCGGCGTCTATCATATCGAGATCGGCGAGTTGCAGTGGGGACGCGGCGGCGCCGTGGGCAGAGGCTCCGGCGGCGCGCTCGGCGCGGACGGCGTGAACGTGGAGACCAAGCGCGCCTTCATCGAGTTCGACATTCCGGATACCGACCTCACCTTCCGCGTGGGCATCCAGGGCGTCACCAACCCGAACATCGGTCTGGGCTTTGTACTGGTGGACGCCGACGCAGCCGGCGTTTCGGCCATGTACCGCTTTAGCGATGCTGTCAGCGTCACAGCGTTCTGGACAAGGCTGTACGATCTGGACGCGAACAACGTAGTGTCCAAGGGCTCATCCCGCATCGACGAAATGGACTATTTCGCGCTCATGGTCCCCGTCACGGGAGAAGGGTGGTCGGTCACCCCGTATGCCATGTTCATCGCCTCCGGGCGGGACGTGTTCCGCGATCAGGGACTGGCGGGTTTTCCGCGGATGCTCTCTCCAGCGTTCTCCGCGGGGCTCGCCTACCTCGGCCAGCCGTTCATCTCCCGCTATATAAACGATCAGAGCCACTTCTACGTCTGGTGGGCCGGCACCGCGGCCGAGATCACCATGTTTGACCCGTTCGAGATCGCCGTGGAGGCGCTCTACGGCTCGGTCGAGGCGACAAACGCCGCGCTGGACCGCCGCGGTCTCTACGTGGGCGCGGAGCTGGACTACAAGCTGGACATGCTTACGCTCTCGCTTTTCGGATGGTACGCCACGGGCGAGGACGGCTCCTGGCGAAACGGTTCGGAACAACTGCCCACCCTGAGCTCGGTGCGGGCGTTCGGCCCCACAAGTTTCGGCTTCGTGGGCACGCGCATGCTGCCGTGGGAAGGTTTGGTGAGCGCATCGCCTGCCGGCATGTGGGGTCTGCGCTTCGCGCTCAAAGACATCACCTTCATGGAGGACCTGCACCATACCGTGCGTTTCCTCTATGCGCAGGGCACCAACGATCCGGACAGCCGGCGCATCGTGGGTCTTACCAGTCCGAGTCTCATCCTCGGCTACAAAGGCTCGCCGATGCCGGTGCCTGCCGGTTACGTGACACCGCCCATGGAGACCACCATCGCCGACATCCCCCTGACCACGGAAGACAGCATGTTCGAGGTCAACTTCGATACGTACTACAAGCTGTTCGAGAATCTCGAATTGCAACTGGAGACGGGCATGGTGCACGTGAATTACGGCAGCGACGTCTGGATAAACCAGGATGTGGGCACTGCCTGGAAAGCGGCGCTGGGGCTGAAATACACGTTTTAG
- a CDS encoding HDOD domain-containing protein, giving the protein MGLVNVSDLKEGMVLAEDLVTPKGRFLLGKGVEISRKHIMIMKSWGVTEADIVGASREDAAAETIASLNPVNMDQAEVEVEALFANANTDHPAMAELKRLSIIRTAQMLDRGEEFRAPRPLSREEVQELEDLKQSVKAAPPLADLVNRHVELVSFPDIYLRIVEVLSDPLSSASHLADVVAKDPSLSTKLLRLVNSPFYGFPSRIESISRAISLIGSRDVTNLALGISVLNYFNKIPPESLDVRSFWLHSITCGIVARTIASQKVGLTEERFFVAGLIHDIGRLTLIKELPDGFRLAMLISRAERIALHEAEREVFGYNHAQVGGMIFKKWRFPPTLERPIRFHHKPESSMNLLEPAIIHVADLIAVAMHLGTGGSYFVPTLQEEAWDILGLSTGVLQLALTQADRHIGEIERTFFMAMNGEGVVYGRG; this is encoded by the coding sequence ATGGGTCTGGTCAACGTCAGCGATCTCAAAGAAGGCATGGTCCTTGCCGAGGATCTCGTCACCCCGAAAGGCCGTTTCCTGCTGGGCAAGGGGGTCGAGATATCCAGGAAGCACATCATGATCATGAAGAGCTGGGGCGTGACCGAGGCGGACATCGTCGGCGCCAGTCGCGAGGACGCGGCTGCTGAGACCATCGCCTCCCTGAACCCGGTTAACATGGATCAGGCCGAGGTGGAGGTGGAGGCGCTCTTCGCCAATGCGAACACCGACCATCCGGCAATGGCCGAGCTCAAACGATTGAGCATCATCCGCACTGCGCAGATGCTCGACCGCGGCGAGGAGTTCCGGGCTCCCAGGCCCCTAAGCCGGGAGGAAGTCCAGGAACTGGAAGATCTGAAGCAATCCGTCAAAGCCGCTCCGCCTCTGGCTGACCTCGTGAATCGCCATGTGGAGCTCGTTTCCTTTCCGGACATCTACCTGCGCATCGTGGAAGTGCTCAGCGATCCCTTGAGCTCGGCGTCCCACCTTGCAGACGTTGTGGCCAAGGACCCCAGTCTTTCCACCAAGCTGCTGCGCCTTGTGAACAGCCCGTTCTACGGCTTTCCTTCCAGAATCGAATCAATCAGCCGGGCCATCAGCCTGATTGGCTCCCGGGATGTGACGAACCTGGCCCTCGGCATTTCGGTGCTCAACTACTTCAACAAGATTCCGCCGGAATCGCTGGATGTGCGCTCCTTCTGGCTGCACTCCATCACCTGCGGCATCGTGGCAAGGACCATCGCCTCGCAAAAGGTCGGCCTCACCGAAGAGCGCTTCTTCGTGGCCGGCCTCATCCACGATATCGGCCGCCTCACGCTCATCAAGGAGTTGCCGGACGGATTCCGGCTCGCCATGCTCATCTCTCGGGCGGAACGCATCGCCCTGCACGAGGCCGAGCGGGAAGTGTTCGGCTACAACCATGCCCAGGTCGGGGGCATGATCTTCAAGAAATGGCGTTTCCCTCCCACTTTGGAACGGCCCATTCGCTTCCACCACAAGCCGGAAAGCTCCATGAACCTCCTGGAACCCGCCATCATCCACGTGGCCGACCTCATTGCCGTGGCCATGCACCTGGGTACGGGCGGTTCCTACTTCGTCCCCACCCTGCAGGAAGAAGCCTGGGACATTCTGGGACTGAGCACCGGCGTGCTGCAACTTGCCCTGACGCAGGCGGACCGGCACATCGGCGAGATAGAACGGACGTTCTTCATGGCCATGAACGGCGAGGGGGTGGTGTATGGGCGAGGATGA